A single region of the Drosophila miranda strain MSH22 chromosome 2, D.miranda_PacBio2.1, whole genome shotgun sequence genome encodes:
- the LOC108154863 gene encoding V-type proton ATPase subunit B — protein sequence MNAQQAHKEHVLAVSRDFISQPRLTYKTVSGVNGPLVILDEVKFPKFAEIVQLRLADGTIRSGQVLEVSGSKAVVQVFEGTSGIDAKNTLCEFTGDILRTPVSEDMLGRVFNGSGKPIDKGPPILAEDFLDIQGQPINPWSRIYPEEMIQTGISAIDVMNSIARGQKIPIFSAAGLPHNEIAAQICRQAGLVKLPGKSVLDDHTDNFAIVFAAMGVNMETARFFKQDFEENGSMENVCLFLNLANDPTIERIITPRLALTAAEFLAYQCEKHVLVILTDMSSYAEALREVSAAREEVPGRRGFPGYMYTDLATIYERAGRVEGRNGSITQIPILTMPNDDITHPIPDLTGYITEGQIYVDRQLHNRQIYPPVNVLPSLSRLMKSAIGEGMTRKDHSDVSNQLYACYAIGKDVQAMKAVVGEEALTPDDLLYLEFLTKFEKNFISQGNYENRTVFESLDIGWQLLRIFPKEMLKRIPASILAEFYPRDSRH from the exons ATGAACGCCCAACAAGCACACAAGGAACATGTCCTTGCCGTATCTCGGGACTTTATCTCCCAGCCCCGTTTGA CTTACAAGACGGTGTCTGGTGTGAACGGTCCCCTGGTCATTCTCGATGAGGTCAAGTTCCCTAAGTTCGCCGAGATCGTGCAGCTGCGCCTGGCCGATGGCACCATCCGCTCCGGACAGGTGTTGGAGGTCAGCGGCTCCAAGGCCGTGGTGCAAGTGTTCGAGGGCACCTCGGGCATCGACGCGAAGAACACCCTCTGCGAGTTCACCGGCGATATTCTGCGCACCCCCGTGTCGGAGGACATGTTGGGCCGCGTGTTCAACGGCTCCGGCAAGCCCATCGACAAGGGACCCCCAATCCTGGCCGAGGACTTCCTGGACATCCAGGGCCAGCCCATCAATCCCTGGTCTCGTATCTACCCCGAGGAAATGATCCAGACTGGCATCTCTGCCATCGATGTGATGAACTCGATTGCCCGTGGCCAGAAGATCCCCATTTTCTCGGCTGCCGGTCTGCCCCATAACGAAATCGCCGCCCAGATCTGTCGTCAGGCCGGTCTCGTCAAGCTGCCAGGAAAGTCGGTGCTGGATGACCATACCGACAACTTCGCCATTGTGTTCGCTGCCATGGGTGTCAACATGGAGACGGCCCGCTTCTTCAAGCAGGACTTCGAGGAGAACGGCTCCATGGAGAACGTGTGCCTGTTCTTGAATTTGGCCAACGATCCCACCATTGAGCGTATCATCACGCCCCGTCTGGCCCTGACTGCCGCCGAGTTCTTGGCCTACCAGTGCGAGAAGCACGTGCTGGTCATCCTGACCGACATGTCCTCGTACGCCGAGGCCCTGCGTGAGGTGTCCGCTGCCCGTGAGGAGGTGCCCGGCCGTCGTGGTTTCCCCGGTTACATGTACACCGATTTGGCCACCATCTACGAGCGTGCCGGTCGTGTGGAGGGTCGCAACGGCTCCATCACTCAGATCCCCATTCTGACTATGCCCAACGACGATATTACCCATCCAATTCCCGATTTGACTGGTTACATTACCGAGGGCCAGATCTACGTCGATCGTCAGCTGCACAACAGACAGATCTACCCTCCAGTCAACGTGCTGCCATCCCTGTCACGTCTGATGAAGTCCGCCATTGGCGAGGGCATGACCCGCAAGGACCACTCCGATGTTTCCAACCAGCTGTACGCTTGCTACGCCATCGGCAAGGACGTGCAGGCCATGAAGGCTGTCGTGGGTGAGGAGGCCCTGACGCCCGACGATTTGCTGTACTTGGAGTTCTTGACCAAGTTCGAGAAGAACTTCATCTCGCAG GGCAACTACGAGAACCGCACTGTCTTCGAATCCTTGGACATTGGCTGGCAGTTGCTGCGTATCTTCCCCAAGGAGATGCTCAAGCGTATCCCAGCCTCCATCTTGGCTGAATTCTACCCTAGGGACTCCCGCCATTAG
- the LOC108154866 gene encoding sorting nexin-12 — protein sequence MMVESDGTADATRRLNVKKQTLDDAYAVPANFLEIDVVNPLTTMAAGKKRYTDYEVRMRTNLPVFKVKESSVRRRYSDFEWLRNELERDSKIVVPPLPGKAWKRQMPFRGDEGIFDESFIEERRKGLEAFINKIAGHPLAQNERCLHMFLQENVIDKNYVPGKIRNT from the exons ATGATGGTGGAGTCCGACGGTACTGCCGATGCAACTCGCCGCCTTAACGTGAAGAAACAGACACTGGACGATGCGTACGCAGTGCCCGCCAACTTCCTCGAAATCGATGTGGTCAATCCGCTGACCACCATGGCGGCGGGCAAGAAGCGCTACACGGACTACGAAGTTCGCATGCGG ACAAACTTGCCGGTCTTCAAGGTGAAGGAATCGAGTGTGAGACGGCGTTACAGCGACTTTGAATGGCTAAGAAACGAGCTGGAAAGGGACAGCAAG ATTGTGGTGCCGCCACTGCCGGGTAAAGCCTGGAAGAGGCAGATGCCATTCCGCGGCGACGAGGGCATCTTCGACGAGAGCTTCATCGAGGAGCGTCGCAAGGGCCTGGAGGCGTTCATCAACAAGATAGCCGGTCATCCCCTGGCGCAGAATGAACGCTGTCTGCATATGTTCCTCCAGGAGAATGTCATCGACAAGAACTATGTGCCGGGAAAGATACGGAACACATAA
- the LOC108154861 gene encoding CCR4-NOT transcription complex subunit 10, translated as MDSADSPTKTQSSEDENYSLLCQAHEQFNNTEYDRCLELLQQLDTKGESSGPILRHNRAVVNFYKSGCTQHATLLQELEELATDVKAPQGMGEAGGGLSLKQGASAATVARYNKAVIYYHRHMYGTAQEKLAPLVARLEALEKAMSALVATLQLQLLLATNQLNRAEAFLDYLQYTLNLVDKAPISNPDEVVPATATTAAATPSTVVAAQGSDAAVARVAGDTSGSLQLLQLLTHVLNRKPVVITEDGTPHYAALRAQQYYIMKDFQMAAKQLMRINNECTQAGTVTPQLSTCIANNMGVIHLRVRHYAIAAKFFQNALIFDKQLASNLRESTLQTMSSAHSCEILYNLGIALLHLRRPKDAFQCLLVPVKQFHSNPRLWLRMAEACIMEHEANLAENERQSLAGAASPPSPRTYAPQSAGVPEPTLEFAALCLRSALTLTLHHKASFHMDASQEETPEQREHAHQSWRQLQDNNFCNPSKPVSLESLENMLAAIYAAHSFVSLRLGDHVTALDMAEHLLRGERLSDAHKLLGHMYAGEALMLMDKAAEARDHLDPTFVSSLDAFDLETRDWQLKSLDAAQNVVRYNLAVAMTLQNDYQQAKTFLATLTHSIVSNKAVALGRYIDLKLGAADNAVSAGALS; from the exons ATGGACTCGGCGGATTCTCCCACAAAAACGCAATCCAGCGAAGATGAAAACTACAGCTTACTGTGCCAAGCCCACGAACAATTCAACAA CACCGAGTACGACCGCTGCCTGGAGCTCCTACAGCAACTCGACACGAAGGGCGAGAGCAGCGGACCCATCCTGCGGCACAATCGGGCCGTCGTGAACTTCTACAAGAGCGGCTGCACCCAGCACGCGACGCTGCtgcaggagctggaggagcTGGCCACCGACGTGAAGGCACCCCAGGGTATGGGCGAGGCAGGTGGCGGGCTGTCCCTGAAGCAGGGCGCCAGTGCGGCTACTGTGGCCAGGTACAACAAGGCGGTCATCTATTACCACCGGCACATGTATGGCACGGCCCAGGAGAAACTGGCTCCTCTGGTGGCCAGACTGGAGGCGCTGGAGAAGGCCATGTCTGCGCTGGTGGCCACCCttcagctgcagctgctgctggccaccAACCAGCTGAACCGCGCCGAGGCCTTTCTGGACTACTTACAGTACACGCTGAACCTGGTGGACAAGGCGCCGATCAGCAATCCCGATGAGGTCGTCCCGGCGACAGCCACAACCGCCGCGGCCACGCCCAGTACAGTGGTGGCTGCCCAGGGCTCGGATGCGGCGGTGGCACGCGTCGCGGGGGACACCAGTGGCAGCCTTCAGCTGTTGCAGCTCCTGACGCATGTACTCAATCGGAAACCGGTGGTCATAACGGAGGACGGGACGCCCCATTACGCGGCGCTAAGGGCGCAGCAGTACTACATCATGAAGGACTTCCAGATGGCCGCCAAGCAGCTGATGCGCATCAACAACGAGTGCACTCAGGCAGG CACTGTAACTCCCCAGCTGAGCacctgcattgccaacaatATGGGCGTCATCCACCTGAGAGTGCGTCACTATGCTATAGCGGCGAAGTTCTTTCAAAACGCCCTGATCTTCGATAAGCAGCTGGCATCGAACCTGAGGGAGAGCACCCTCCAGACGATGAGCTCGGCGCACTCGTGTGAGATCCTGTACAACCTTGGCATCGCCTTGCTCCATCTGCGCCGTCCAAAGGATGCCTTTCAGTGCCTACTCGTGCCCGTCAAACAGTTCCACAGCAATCCGCGACTCTGGTTGCGCATGGCCGAGGCTTGCATCATGGAGCACGAGGCA AACCTGGCAGAGAACGAACGTCAGTCGTTAGCTGGAGCCGCATCCCCGCCTTCACCCAGGACATATGC ACCGCAATCTGCCGGCGTGCCGGAGCCAACCTTAGAGTTTGCGGCTCTGTGCCTGCGCAGCGCTCTTACCCTGACGCTGCACCACAAGGCCAGCTTTCATATGGATGCCTCGCAGGAGGAGACCCCTGAGCAGAGGGAGCACGCGCATCAGTCGTGGCGCCAGCTGCAGGACAATAATTTTTGCAACCCATCGAAACCGGTCAGCCTGGAATCGCTTGAAAACATGCTGGCCGCCATCTATGCGGCCCACAGCTTCGTCTCGCTGCGCTTGGGGGACCATGTGACGGCACTGGACATGGCCGAGCACCTCCTGCGGGGCGAGCGTCTTTCGGATGCACACAA ACTGCTGGGCCATATGTACGCAGGCGAGGCGCTGATGCTGATGGACAAAGCTGCGGAGGCACGCGACCATCTGGATCCGACATTCGTCAGCTCTCTGGACGCCTTCGACCTGGAGACGCGCGACTGGCAGCTAAAGTCGCTGGACGCGGCCCAGAATGTAGTGCGATACAACCTGGCCGTGGCCATGACCCTGCAGAACGACTACCAGCAGGCGAAAACCTTTCTAGCCACACTCACCCACTCGATTGTGAGCAACAAGGCGGTGGCGCTGGGTCGCTATATAGACCTCAAGCTGGGAGCAGCCGACAACGCCGTTTCCGCTGGAGCGCTCAGTTAG
- the LOC108154859 gene encoding meckelin, whose amino-acid sequence MCFLSILVVVVVACVTILKDFGTCSLAGVMPPSSPAPAPTPHTFRFQKPLQCLKNEFYNLNYFDCVPCNEAGDPGKLQPDKFSCKCPAGHISIYERGKTWPTCDEICSTSPDRTENCTSVWLPQPKPASYCSMQYLNATSVFASQLPIHPLISGIILTKTNPASNSSDCQSCDQTYNFRYQDFCLADALLRPYLHYNAFWQATTSPRTSSNGPTHFGDLKFVAFFCLTLRNDTACQQLANLCVLSHYSLEKHSPCSAFLLTQVSDVVMKYAHSGEQVRSLQPFLFYKKGKATKDLLSKTLQLADRHQLQLFSTTFGLDGGLKRWGPFTLDMVNLCQQPAPSLRLAQPQAEAEVSCQLSLERIIDLAGQQANDNYLTLFLNFSSNWQYLLHQLPVLIETLTPENQRPQQEEWQLVKRFQLIAGLLRDNRHHQTVPHYEDGHKLQVYRSLRYVEDLELHYTLDGSHRDRVGLPLIRLRYRHIELAGNASLAQTYPFRMRVTYQKTERGWKWLILEVALPLLLLLAFSAAAFRLQNLRRRRHAELCQASSLWEFLLQLASNVAYAFLATALLLLALHASTPHLLKTLIYSGCVLQLMFLTVHLWRSSQLELFLIDWERPRSSCEGQRLNLDSSSLCSSVRTYVAESSVSAWRILFTANAWIRLSVAQKYSTLGQVFTLVAVYQLFERYTHGDVGLRCCLISGSYIVSYLLQVMGHRLLTANPLQKFIDLCSLANISLFSLLEPGFGYYIHGRSPHGFADTDMSSMILQLQKTQNMSGRRGLLMDSDKQAYIILPPRNLHIYLERLLLPFQRSVTGSLSQTLLYQKDIIPSIDGQIERTSIAYASVNRFFCAFIDHAIKDMDYIIKEKSVVEKLFNCEIDNYITENKGTFYIDDSLSFSRVLLLGNHVNIFVLEILLLLSIFLMTSHLLIAGALACGFNMVLRHIFRLWVRRNVSRKTLIDERFLL is encoded by the exons ATGTGCTTCCTCTCGAtcctggtggtggtggtggtggcgtgTGTTACCATCCTCAAGGACTTCGGGACCTGCTCTCTGGCGGGCGTAATGCCACCATCGTCGCCAGCGCCGGCGCCCACGCCCCACACGTTCCGTTTCCAGAAACCGCTGCAGTGCCTCAAGAACGAGTTCTACAACCTCAACTACTTTGACTGTGTGCCGTGCAACGAGGCTGGGGACCCAGGAAAACTGCAGCCCGACA AGTtctcctgcaagtgccctgcAGGACATATATCCATCTACGAGCGAGGCAAGACTTGGCCGACCTGCGACGAGATATGCTCCACATCGCCGGACCGAACCGAGAACTGCACGTCGGTGTGGCTGCCCCAACCAAAGCCCGCCTCGTACTGCAGCATGCAGTACCTCAATGCGACGTCGGTCTTCGCCAGCCAACTGCCCATCCATCCACTGATCTCCGGCATCATCCTCACCAAAACGAATCcagccagcaacagcagcgacTGCCAGAGCTGCGATCAGACATACAACTTCCGCTACCAGGACTTCTGCCTGGCCGATGCCCTGCTGCGCCCCTACCTCCACTACAATGCCTTCTGGCAGGCCACCACCAGCCCGCGGACGAGCTCGAATGGACCGACCCACTTCGGGGACCTCAAGTTCGTGGCCTTCTTCTGCCTGACGCTCAGGAACGACACCGCCTGCCAGCAGCTGGCCAATCTGTGCGTGCTCTCGCACTACTCCCTCGAGAAGCACTCGCCCTGCAGCGCCTTCCTGCTCACCCAGGTGTCGGATGTCGTGATGAAGTACGCCCATTCCGGGGAGCAGGTGCGCTCCCTGCAGCCGTTCCTCTTCTACAAGAAGGGGAAGGCGACCAAGGACCTGCTCTCGAAGACCCTCCAGCTGGCGGACCGCCATCAATTGCAGCTCTTCAGCACCACCTTCGGCCTGGACGGAGGACTGAAGCGTTGGGGACCATTCACCCTGGACATGGTTAATCTTTGCCAGCAGCCGGCCCCGTCGCTGCGACTTGCCCAGCCCCAGGCCGAGGCGGAGGTGTCCTGTCAACTCTCTCTGGAGCGGATAATAGATCTGGCCGGCCAGCAGGCCAACGATAACTACCTCAcgctcttcctcaacttcagCAGCAACTGGCAGTACCTTCTCCACCAGCTGCCCGTGCTCATCGAGACCCTGACGCCAGAGAACCAG CGCCCGCAGCAAGAAGAGTGGCAGCTGGTGAAGCGGTTCCAGCTTATTGCCGGCTTGCTCAGGGACAATCGCCACCACCAGACAGTGCCGCACTACGAGGATGGCCACAAGCTGCAGGTGTATCGCTCGCTGCGCTACGTCGAGGACCTGGAACTACACTACACGCTGGACGGGAGCCACAGGGATCGGGTGGGGCTGCCCCTGATCCGACTCCGCTATCGCCACATCGAGTTGGCGGGGAATGCCTCGCTCGCACAGACCTATCCGTTCCGGATGAGGGTTACCTACCAGAAAACGGAGCGTGGATGGAAATGGCTGATCCTGGAAGTGGctctgccactgctcctgctgctggcctTCTCGGCAGCGGCCTTCCGCTTGCAGAACCTGCGACGCAGGCGGCATGCGGAGCTCTGTCAGGCCAGCAGCCTGTGGGAGTTCCTGCTCCAGCTGGCCAGCAATGTGGCTTACGCCTTCCTGGCCAcagctctgctgctgctggccctgCACGCCTCCACTCCCCACCTGCTGAAGACTCTCATCTATTCCGGGTGCGTGCTGCAGCTGATGTTCCTGACTGTCCACCTGTGGCGATCCAGCCAACTGGAGCTCTTCCTCATCGACTGGGAGCGGCCGCGCAGCAGCTGCGAGGGCCAGCGCCTGAATCTGGACAGCTCCTCGCTCTGCTCCAGTGTGCGCACGTACGTGGCCGAGAGCAGCGTCTCCGCCTGGCGCATTCTGTTCACGGCCAATGCCTGGATCCGCCTCAGCGTGGCCCAAAAGTACTCCACCCTGGGACAGGTTTTCACCCTGGTGGCTGTGTACCAGCTCTTCGAGCGGTACACACATGGGGACGTGGGTCTGCGCTGCTGCCTGATCTCGGGCAGCTACATAGTCTCGTATCTCCTGCAAGTAATGGGACACCGCCTGCTCACCGCCAATCCCCTGCAGAAGTTTATCGATCTGTGCAGTCTGGCCAACATTTCGCTGTTCTCGCTGCTGGAGCCTGGCTTCGGCTACTACATCCACGGCAGGTCGCCCCATGGTTTCGCCGATACGGACATGTCTTCCATGATACTGCAGCTGCAGAAGACACAGAACATGTCCGGGCGTCGTGGGCTGCTCATGGACTCGGACAAGCAGGCCTACATCATTCTTCCGCCAAGAAATTTGCA CATCTACCTGGAGCGCCTGCTGTTGCCCTTCCAGCGCAGTGTCACTGGCAGCCTGTCGCAGACGCTGCTCTACCAGAAGGACATCATTCCCAGCATCGACGGCCAGATAGAGCGCACTTCCATAGCCTATGCGAGCGTGAATCGCTTCTTCTGCGCCTTCATCGATCAT GCCATTAAGGATATGGACTACATCATCAAGGAGAAGTCGGTGGTGGAAAAGTTGTTCAACTGCGAGATCGACAACTACATTACGGAGA ACAAGGGAACCTTCTACATTGACGACTCGCTCAGCTTCTCTCGCGTCCTGCTGCTGGGCAACCATGTGAATATCTTTGTCCTGGAgatcctcctgctgctgtccATATTCCTGATGACCTCGCATCTGCTGATTGCTGGGGCTCTGGCTTGTGGCTTCAATATG GTTCTGCGACACATCTTCCGCTTGTGGGTGCGCCGTAATGTCTCGCGCAAGACTCTCATCGATGAGCGGTTCCTGTTGTAG
- the LOC108154865 gene encoding lipase 3-like, which translates to MNSRLVLLLLAAGGLVDFATSNSLNLVGKHNYPVEQHKLATGDGYILTIFRIPYSPRNGEARAHKAVVFLQHGITGSSDDWLLNGPSSGLPFLLADAGFDVWLGNSRGNSYGRANNGLDPKKAAFWEFSWHEIGAHDLPAQIDYVLGVTHQPALHFIGHSQGGTAYLVMLAEHSEYNDKILTTNLLAPLAFCSHMRSQLMTMVLKVEEYMVEGEYSPGSLTQHKSSDAFCAAPLWKHVCQDILFTLIGGKSPHIKKLTAKLQKTATSGFSNRLLKHYAQVFKTGRFAKYDYGNARNLRVYGTRRPPLYALSNVAPLTVNMFYSDSDQLLSVEDAETLAQRISAIQHHLEVENWNHLDFLYATNVVQVIYRDLIQSIRDHNPRLI; encoded by the exons ATGAATAGCCGACTGGTTCTGTTACTGTTAGCTGCTGGCGGCCTTGTCGACTTTGCCACATCGAATTCT CTGAATCTCGTTGGCAAGCACAACTATCCGGTGGAGCAGCACAAGCTGGCGACCGGCGATGGCTACATTCTCACCATATTTCGCATTCCATATTCGCCGCGTAATGGAGAGGCGCGAGCACACAAGGCAGTTGTCTTTCTGCAGCACGGTATCACTGGGTCCTCCGACGACTGGCTGCTCAACGGCCCCAGCAGTGGGCTGCCATTTCTGCTGGCCGATGCGGGCTTCGATGTGTGGCTGGGCAACTCTCGGGGCAATTCGTACGGACGCGCGAACAACGGACTGGATCCCAAGAAGGCAGCATTTTGGGAGTTCAGCTGGCACGAGATCGGTGCCCACGACCTGCCAGCCCAGATCGATTACGTGCTTGGGGTCACGCACCAGCCGGCGCTGCATTTTATTGGTCACTCGCAGGGCGGTACCGCCTACCTGGTGATGCTCGCGGAGCATTCGGAATACAATGATAAAATACTGACGACAAATCTGCTGGCACCCCTGGCCTTCTGCAGTCACATGAGGTCGCAGCTTATGACGATGGTTCTGAAGGTAGAAGAGTACATGGTCGAGGGGGAATATAGCCCCGGTAGCCTGACGCAGCACAAGTCCTCCGACGCATTCTGTGCCGCCCCGTTGTGGAAGCATGTCTGTCAAGACATCTTGTTCACGCTCATTGGTGGAAAATCTCCTCACATTAAG AAACTCACCGCGAAGCTTCAAAAGACTGCGACGTCAGGGTTCTCCAACAGGCTGCTAAAGCACTACGCCCAGGTTTTCAAGACGGGACGCTTCGCCAAGTACGACTATGGTAATGCAAGGAATCTACGGGTTTACGGTACGAGAAGGCCACCACTCTACGCCCTGAGCAACGTTGCTCCGTTAACAGTTAACATGTTCTACAGCGACAGCGACCAGTTGCTGTCGGTCGAGGATGCTGAGACACTTGCCCAGCGGATTAGTGCCATTCAGCATCATTTGGAGGTGGAGAACTGGAACCATTTGGATTTTCTTTACGCCACAAACGTGGTGCAGGTCATCTACCGAGATCTTATTCAATCAATCCGTGACCATAATCCAAGGCTCATCTGA